One window of the Granulicella arctica genome contains the following:
- a CDS encoding porin, producing MLPKYVCTAVALALMTLVAAAQDTTPPPAEPTATTFFGRWAQFYREDWHGSLPASPTPARRGLPSPLDSPPFPSTDWSYGGSPVIGEPDGQSYPLMNAINGAKSRTKLYGWIEPTVNGSTSGDSNLPEANDENSNRLELNQLVLYAERLPDTVQQDHFDWGFHLTALYGADYRFTTSKGILSSQLLDHNNRYGFDPALEYLDLYFPKVAQGMNLRIGRYISIPGIEAQLAPNNYTFSHSLLYSVDPFTDTGILATVKLSNKWLAQLGISAGHDTAPWSTSDAKPSGTACLSYTTESVKDNFYLCANGINTARYAYNNIQQYDLTWYHKFSKKIHSATEAWFMYERGVPAVGGPIALETNSNGAACATGLMRCTAPEYAAVNFLQYEINPHNSITLRTDFLNDKKGQRTGYQTRYSEETLSLTHWIGSTIQFRPELRFDRAWDRQAYGNGKHQNQFTVASDLIVHF from the coding sequence ATGCTCCCGAAATACGTATGCACTGCCGTCGCACTTGCACTGATGACACTCGTTGCTGCAGCCCAGGATACGACGCCTCCACCCGCAGAGCCGACGGCCACTACCTTCTTTGGCAGGTGGGCTCAGTTCTATCGCGAAGACTGGCACGGCAGCCTTCCTGCCTCACCGACCCCGGCGCGGCGTGGTCTGCCCTCTCCACTCGATTCGCCGCCGTTTCCGAGCACCGACTGGTCCTATGGCGGGTCGCCCGTCATCGGCGAGCCGGATGGACAGAGCTACCCGCTGATGAACGCGATCAACGGCGCGAAGAGCCGTACCAAGCTCTATGGCTGGATTGAACCGACTGTGAACGGCAGCACCTCGGGCGACTCCAATCTGCCTGAAGCGAACGATGAAAACTCGAACCGGCTGGAACTCAATCAGCTTGTCCTATATGCCGAGCGCCTGCCCGATACGGTACAGCAGGATCACTTTGACTGGGGCTTCCACCTGACGGCGCTCTACGGAGCCGACTACCGCTTCACGACCTCGAAGGGCATCCTCTCGAGTCAGCTGCTCGACCACAATAACCGGTATGGCTTTGATCCGGCGCTCGAGTATCTCGACCTTTATTTTCCGAAGGTTGCCCAGGGGATGAACCTGCGCATCGGGCGCTACATCTCCATCCCGGGCATTGAAGCGCAACTCGCCCCGAACAACTACACCTTCTCGCACTCCTTGCTGTACTCCGTCGATCCCTTTACGGACACGGGTATTCTCGCGACGGTGAAGCTCTCGAACAAGTGGCTCGCTCAGCTTGGCATCAGTGCAGGTCACGACACCGCACCGTGGAGCACCAGCGATGCAAAGCCGAGCGGGACAGCGTGTCTGAGCTATACGACGGAGTCCGTGAAGGATAACTTCTATCTCTGCGCCAATGGCATCAACACGGCGAGGTACGCGTACAACAACATCCAGCAATACGACCTCACCTGGTACCACAAGTTTTCGAAGAAGATTCACTCGGCTACGGAGGCATGGTTCATGTACGAGCGGGGTGTTCCCGCTGTCGGTGGTCCGATTGCGCTGGAGACCAACTCCAACGGTGCAGCCTGTGCGACAGGGCTTATGCGCTGTACCGCACCGGAATATGCGGCAGTCAACTTCCTGCAGTATGAGATCAACCCGCATAACTCCATCACGTTACGCACCGATTTTCTCAACGACAAGAAGGGGCAGCGCACCGGGTACCAGACACGCTACTCCGAAGAGACCCTTTCGCTCACCCATTGGATCGGCAGCACCATACAATTTCGTCCGGAACTTCGCTTCGATCGTGCATGGGACCGGCAGGCGTATGGCAATGGCAAGCATCAAAACCAGTTCACAGTCGCTTCCGATCTGATCGTTCACTTTTGA
- a CDS encoding mechanosensitive ion channel family protein produces the protein MIVPFLAFAPAPDWMNLLSSESRHLILYTFFKIGPLPITPLFLAKAAVFLALLITISHMVQRLLLGRLFRHLHISEAQKFALGRFATYLLFLGGLFIGLQSLGVNLSSLVVFGGAVGVGVGLGLQNVVSNFVAGLILLIEQPIRIGDRIETKDTQGDVIKIAARSTWVRTNDNVIIIVPNNEFINNSVTNWTANDPNVRISVPVGVGYNSDPEQVRTLLLEAAHKNPDVLADPKPDVVFIGYGDNSLDFALRVWTCTRAHGPVVLKSDLYFALFKLFTEHKIELPFPQRDLHIRSSDISLPFTPPVPES, from the coding sequence GTGATCGTACCCTTCTTAGCCTTTGCGCCCGCGCCTGATTGGATGAATCTTCTCTCCTCCGAGTCGCGCCACCTCATTCTCTACACCTTCTTCAAGATTGGCCCTCTGCCTATTACGCCTCTTTTCCTCGCGAAGGCGGCGGTCTTCCTGGCCCTGCTGATCACGATCTCCCACATGGTGCAGCGTCTTCTTCTCGGCCGCCTCTTCCGCCACCTGCATATCTCTGAGGCGCAGAAGTTTGCCCTTGGCCGCTTCGCCACCTACCTGCTCTTCCTTGGCGGCCTCTTCATCGGTCTGCAATCCCTCGGTGTCAATCTCAGCTCGCTTGTCGTCTTCGGCGGAGCAGTCGGCGTTGGCGTTGGTCTGGGTTTGCAGAATGTCGTGTCGAACTTCGTGGCCGGTCTCATCCTGCTCATCGAACAGCCGATCCGCATCGGTGACCGCATCGAGACCAAGGACACCCAGGGCGACGTTATCAAGATCGCCGCCCGCTCCACCTGGGTTCGTACGAACGACAACGTCATCATCATCGTGCCGAACAATGAGTTCATCAACAACTCGGTGACCAACTGGACTGCGAACGATCCGAACGTCCGCATCAGCGTGCCCGTCGGCGTCGGCTATAACTCCGATCCTGAGCAGGTTCGAACGCTCTTACTGGAGGCCGCTCATAAGAATCCCGATGTGCTGGCCGATCCAAAGCCGGACGTCGTCTTCATCGGCTACGGCGACAACTCGCTCGACTTCGCCCTGCGTGTCTGGACCTGCACCCGCGCCCACGGCCCGGTCGTTCTCAAGTCCGATCTGTACTTCGCCCTGTTCAAACTCTTTACCGAGCACAAGATCGAGCTGCCGTTTCCGCAGCGCGACCTGCACATCCGCTCCTCCGACATCTCGCTTCCCTTCACCCCTCCCGTGCCGGAATCCTGA
- the hemB gene encoding porphobilinogen synthase, translating into MNFPATRMRRLRRTEAMRSLVRETHLHPGALIYPLFICPGEGIRKEISSMPGVFNLSIDEALKEAAASASLGLGGLLLFGLPAEKDEQGTGAWAEDGIVQQALRAIKQDRKLDSLVTIADVCLCEYTSHGHCGIVARDGEEFTIENDSSVALLAKTAASLAAAGADIVAPSDMMDGRVEAIREALDARGKQDTPVMSYASKFSSAFYGPFREAADSAPQFGDRKSYQMDGANLREAMREIDQDIAEGADMLLMKPAMPYLDVLREARNRYDLPLGAYQVSGEYSMLQAAFQRGWLEPERAMMESLLGIRRAGADFIVTYFAKEAAKVLN; encoded by the coding sequence ATGAACTTCCCTGCTACGCGAATGCGTCGGTTGCGCCGTACGGAGGCGATGCGGTCGCTCGTACGCGAGACCCATCTGCACCCCGGCGCGTTGATCTACCCGCTCTTCATCTGTCCCGGCGAGGGCATCCGCAAAGAGATCAGCTCGATGCCCGGCGTCTTCAATCTCTCGATCGATGAGGCACTCAAAGAGGCGGCAGCCTCCGCAAGCCTCGGCCTCGGCGGACTTCTCCTCTTCGGTCTCCCAGCCGAGAAGGACGAGCAGGGGACGGGCGCATGGGCCGAGGACGGCATCGTCCAGCAGGCTCTACGGGCGATCAAGCAGGATCGCAAGCTCGACTCACTCGTCACCATTGCCGACGTCTGCCTCTGCGAATACACCTCCCACGGTCACTGCGGCATCGTCGCCCGAGACGGCGAGGAGTTCACCATCGAAAACGACTCCAGCGTCGCCCTACTTGCAAAGACTGCCGCCTCGCTCGCTGCCGCTGGTGCCGATATCGTCGCTCCCTCCGACATGATGGACGGCCGTGTCGAGGCTATCCGCGAAGCACTCGATGCGCGAGGCAAGCAGGACACGCCCGTCATGAGCTACGCCTCCAAATTCTCGTCAGCTTTCTATGGTCCCTTCCGCGAAGCAGCCGACTCTGCCCCGCAGTTCGGCGATCGCAAGAGCTACCAGATGGATGGCGCAAACCTCCGCGAAGCTATGCGCGAGATCGACCAGGATATCGCCGAGGGGGCCGACATGCTGCTGATGAAGCCTGCCATGCCCTACCTCGACGTTCTCCGCGAGGCGCGCAACCGCTACGACCTTCCGCTCGGCGCGTACCAGGTGTCGGGGGAGTATTCCATGCTCCAAGCAGCCTTCCAGCGCGGCTGGCTCGAGCCGGAGCGCGCCATGATGGAGTCGCTGCTTGGCATCCGGCGCGCCGGAGCCGACTTTATAGTGACGTACTTTGCGAAGGAAGCGGCGAAGGTCCTGAACTAG
- a CDS encoding manganese catalase family protein: MFFRSEKLLIPLEKPASPDPNGAAAIQELLGGKFGEMSTLNNYLHQSFGFKEKKKLKPFYDLVASITTEELGHVELISTAINLMLEDSVPAGEPVDAPLGEAKNNRNTHHTIVGGGGHQVMDSMGHFWSGEHVFSSGNLVADLLHNFFLETGARMHKHRCYQMTTNQAARDVIGYLMVRGGVHQAAYALALRKVTGVEVTKMLPTPNIDDAKIPEARKWQAIGSHRKLYTFSEEDYGDVAGVWSGPADWADGEPLEVIKGAPEYAAEGPVIGESRSLFSPDYAPEEIYEIAAQLMKKGGISPLQPGDGLHSRFQGSTPDSPGASAQEGRKTTPNKPKSKKK; the protein is encoded by the coding sequence ATGTTTTTTCGCTCTGAGAAATTGCTCATTCCCCTTGAAAAGCCCGCCAGCCCCGACCCAAACGGAGCCGCTGCCATCCAGGAACTGCTCGGCGGCAAGTTCGGCGAGATGTCGACGCTCAACAACTACCTGCACCAGTCCTTCGGCTTCAAAGAGAAGAAGAAGCTCAAGCCCTTCTACGATCTCGTCGCCAGCATCACCACCGAAGAGCTGGGCCACGTCGAGCTGATCTCAACCGCCATCAACCTGATGCTCGAGGACAGTGTACCTGCCGGTGAACCCGTCGACGCGCCACTCGGAGAGGCTAAGAACAATCGCAACACCCACCACACCATCGTGGGCGGCGGTGGGCACCAGGTGATGGACTCGATGGGCCACTTCTGGTCCGGCGAACATGTCTTCTCAAGCGGTAACCTCGTAGCCGATCTGCTGCACAATTTCTTCCTCGAGACGGGCGCACGCATGCACAAACATCGCTGCTACCAGATGACGACCAACCAGGCTGCCCGCGACGTGATCGGCTACCTGATGGTGCGCGGCGGTGTTCACCAGGCTGCCTATGCTCTGGCGCTCCGCAAGGTTACTGGCGTCGAAGTCACCAAGATGCTGCCGACCCCGAACATCGATGACGCGAAGATCCCCGAGGCTCGCAAGTGGCAGGCGATCGGCAGTCACCGCAAGCTCTACACCTTCTCCGAGGAGGACTACGGCGATGTCGCCGGTGTCTGGTCCGGCCCGGCTGATTGGGCGGACGGTGAGCCGCTTGAGGTCATCAAGGGTGCTCCGGAGTACGCCGCAGAGGGTCCGGTGATCGGGGAGTCCCGTTCGCTCTTCTCGCCGGATTATGCGCCTGAAGAGATCTACGAGATTGCAGCCCAGCTTATGAAGAAGGGTGGTATCTCGCCCCTCCAGCCCGGCGACGGCCTGCACTCCCGCTTCCAGGGCAGCACCCCCGACAGCCCCGGAGCCTCGGCCCAGGAGGGACGCAAGACGACCCCCAACAAGCCGAAGTCGAAGAAGAAGTAA
- a CDS encoding nucleoside hydrolase, translated as MLRRTISYGLPIALLLSTLTGVAQAPAKTAAKVIIDTDIGDDIDDVFAVDLAMVSPELKILGLSGAWGDTALRGQMLDRLVCETGRTDIAVNVGPSTKPGTTFTQAPWARQGIARSHGDAVTFLLDQIRQAPGEITLLALAPLTTIGAAIDRDPASFRKLKRVVMMGGSVYRGYGDLGYTKPHGPDAEYNIAMDPAAAQKLFRSGVPIYMMPLDATQLKFDEVKRALLATVSTPMTDTLQVLTAEWQRSTGQATPTMFDAVAVAYAVDPAACPTTPLHIEVDGKGFTRVTPGDVNAQVCLEPKEDTFFKMLLPRLLEQRFGSGQSCTQSLLK; from the coding sequence GTGCTTCGACGAACGATCAGCTACGGACTGCCGATTGCGTTGCTCCTTTCGACGCTGACTGGTGTGGCACAGGCTCCCGCAAAGACGGCGGCCAAGGTGATCATCGATACGGATATTGGGGACGATATCGACGATGTCTTCGCGGTAGACCTGGCGATGGTCAGTCCGGAGCTGAAGATTCTTGGGCTCTCCGGGGCGTGGGGCGATACGGCGCTGCGAGGGCAGATGCTCGATCGTCTGGTGTGCGAGACGGGCCGGACCGATATCGCGGTTAACGTCGGGCCTTCGACCAAGCCGGGAACTACCTTTACGCAGGCACCGTGGGCACGGCAGGGGATCGCTCGGTCGCATGGGGATGCGGTGACGTTTCTGCTGGACCAGATTCGGCAGGCTCCGGGCGAGATTACGCTGCTGGCGCTGGCTCCGCTGACGACGATCGGTGCGGCGATCGATCGCGATCCGGCAAGCTTTCGCAAGCTGAAGCGGGTGGTGATGATGGGCGGTTCGGTCTATCGCGGCTACGGCGACCTTGGGTATACGAAGCCGCACGGACCCGACGCCGAATACAACATCGCCATGGACCCGGCAGCGGCGCAGAAGCTCTTTCGCAGCGGCGTGCCCATCTACATGATGCCGCTCGATGCAACGCAATTGAAGTTCGACGAGGTGAAGCGGGCCTTGCTGGCCACGGTGAGCACGCCGATGACGGACACGCTTCAGGTGCTGACAGCGGAGTGGCAACGGTCGACCGGGCAGGCTACGCCGACGATGTTCGACGCGGTCGCTGTGGCGTATGCGGTCGATCCTGCGGCGTGTCCGACGACACCGCTGCACATCGAAGTGGACGGCAAGGGCTTTACGCGGGTGACGCCAGGTGATGTGAACGCGCAGGTTTGCCTGGAGCCGAAGGAGGATACGTTCTTCAAGATGCTGCTGCCAAGACTGCTGGAACAGCGGTTTGGTAGCGGTCAAAGCTGTACACAATCGCTTCTAAAATAG
- the lpdA gene encoding dihydrolipoyl dehydrogenase, translated as MADTIYDLVVLGGGPAGYTCAIRASQYGLKAALIDANERLGGTCLLWGCIPTKSMLFSAELWDHLKHADRYGIDVAAPTLNWKNVLARKDDVIMRHTKGLDFLMKKNKINAIKGYARLTGPAKDGVFSVEVKGADGKVSTIQAKKVVLATGSDARMLPGYTADDTIMTNIEILKTDHMPKSLVVVGSGAVGVEFASVFKSFGCEVTILEALPRIVNAEDEDISKELLRLYKKRGIDVHVGAKVDKIEKNKDGALVHFTKSDGTGETKQAEKVLVAVGRAPRTYDCGLDKTNIQLDRGFIMTNEWMETTEPGVYAIGDIVGGLPQLAHVGSMAGMVVAAKMAGKYAKPVNRTRIPGCTYCDPQIASVGYTERQAKEKGYNVKVGKFPFVGNSKATILDAHDGFIKVVSDAKYGEILGVHIIGPYATEIIAEAVTAIELEATIEEMMFTIHAHPTVAEALLDGFSSVEGMAVNV; from the coding sequence TTGGCAGATACGATCTACGACCTTGTGGTACTTGGTGGCGGTCCGGCTGGCTACACCTGCGCGATTCGCGCCTCGCAATATGGCCTGAAGGCCGCGCTGATCGACGCCAACGAGCGTCTCGGCGGCACCTGCCTCCTCTGGGGCTGCATCCCGACCAAGTCCATGCTCTTCTCCGCCGAGCTTTGGGACCACCTCAAGCATGCCGACCGCTACGGCATCGACGTCGCTGCGCCCACCCTCAACTGGAAGAACGTCCTCGCCCGCAAGGACGACGTCATCATGCGCCACACCAAGGGCCTCGACTTCCTGATGAAGAAGAACAAGATCAACGCCATCAAGGGCTACGCCCGCCTCACCGGCCCGGCAAAGGACGGCGTCTTCTCGGTTGAAGTCAAAGGAGCCGACGGCAAGGTAAGCACCATCCAGGCGAAGAAAGTCGTGCTCGCCACCGGCTCCGACGCCCGCATGCTGCCCGGCTACACCGCCGACGACACCATCATGACCAACATCGAGATCCTCAAGACCGACCACATGCCGAAGTCGCTCGTCGTCGTCGGTTCGGGTGCGGTCGGGGTCGAGTTTGCCTCTGTCTTCAAGAGCTTCGGCTGCGAGGTCACGATCCTCGAAGCCCTGCCACGCATCGTCAACGCCGAGGATGAGGATATCTCGAAGGAGCTTCTCCGCCTCTACAAGAAGCGCGGCATCGACGTCCACGTTGGCGCCAAGGTCGACAAGATCGAGAAGAATAAGGACGGCGCCCTCGTCCACTTCACCAAGTCCGACGGCACTGGCGAGACGAAGCAGGCCGAGAAGGTTCTCGTCGCTGTAGGCCGCGCCCCGCGCACCTACGATTGCGGCCTCGACAAGACGAACATCCAGCTCGATCGCGGCTTCATCATGACCAACGAGTGGATGGAGACGACCGAGCCCGGCGTCTACGCGATCGGCGACATCGTCGGTGGCCTGCCGCAGCTCGCCCACGTCGGCAGCATGGCCGGCATGGTCGTCGCCGCAAAGATGGCCGGCAAGTATGCCAAGCCCGTCAACCGCACCCGCATCCCCGGCTGCACCTACTGTGACCCACAGATCGCCAGCGTCGGCTACACCGAGCGCCAGGCAAAGGAGAAGGGCTACAACGTCAAGGTTGGTAAGTTCCCCTTCGTCGGCAACTCCAAGGCCACCATCCTCGACGCGCACGACGGCTTCATCAAGGTAGTCTCCGATGCGAAGTACGGCGAAATCCTCGGCGTCCACATCATCGGTCCCTACGCCACCGAGATCATCGCCGAAGCCGTTACGGCCATCGAGCTCGAGGCCACGATCGAAGAGATGATGTTCACCATCCACGCTCACCCGACCGTAGCCGAAGCCCTGCTCGACGGCTTCTCCAGCGTCGAAGGCATGGCCGTCAACGTCTAA
- a CDS encoding DUF4126 family protein, producing the protein MAIAMLAWLVAIPLLGFATGLRTMTPIAVVCWFAYLGYLPIHRGWAFWTAHVAAVIVFTVFAVGEYIGDKLPNTPNRTAAFPLIARLSFGGLVGAIAATALKGSVIEGVILGALGALFGTFAGYHLRRDLVTRTGWPDWVVAVSEDVFAVVLSVFAMGIVTG; encoded by the coding sequence ATGGCAATCGCGATGCTTGCTTGGTTGGTGGCGATTCCGTTACTGGGATTCGCGACGGGTTTGCGGACGATGACGCCGATTGCGGTGGTGTGCTGGTTTGCTTACCTCGGCTATCTGCCGATCCATCGTGGCTGGGCGTTCTGGACGGCGCATGTGGCCGCGGTAATTGTCTTTACGGTGTTTGCCGTGGGCGAATATATCGGGGACAAGCTGCCGAATACGCCGAACAGGACAGCCGCGTTTCCATTGATCGCACGGCTCAGCTTTGGCGGCCTGGTGGGGGCGATTGCGGCTACCGCGTTGAAGGGTTCGGTGATCGAAGGAGTGATCCTTGGTGCGCTGGGTGCGCTCTTTGGTACATTCGCGGGATACCATCTGCGACGGGATTTAGTCACACGGACGGGATGGCCCGACTGGGTGGTGGCTGTCTCTGAGGATGTATTTGCGGTCGTGCTGTCCGTATTTGCGATGGGGATTGTTACGGGATAG
- a CDS encoding serine hydroxymethyltransferase, with amino-acid sequence MPIDFNAPLAASDPEIATQIENEVRRQHEGLEMIASENFVSRAVLEAAGSVFTNKYAEGYPGKRYYGGCEFADVVENLARDRAKELFGAQHVNVQPHSGSQANAAAYMTLLTPGDAILGLDLAHGGHLTHGHKLNFSGKLYRVVGYQVRKDTETIDYDELESIAVREQPKMIIGGGSAYPRVFDFARMRAIADKVGAYLLVDMAHFAGLVAGGVHPSPVPHAHVVTTTTHKTLRGPRSGMILCQQEFAAGIDRSVFPGQQGGPLVHVMAAKATAFREALQPEFAAYAQQIVTNAKVLAEAMAAEGYRVISGGTDTHLMLIDVFQKGLLGSEAEHALGEAGITVNKNAIPYDTNPPMKPSGIRIGTPALTTRGMKEPEMRVIAGWIAQALEHRSDAGKLASIRGEVLELAEKFPLYGWLREGTN; translated from the coding sequence ATGCCGATTGACTTCAATGCACCGCTTGCTGCTTCTGATCCTGAGATTGCCACCCAGATAGAGAACGAGGTTCGCCGTCAGCACGAAGGCCTCGAGATGATTGCTTCTGAGAACTTTGTGAGCCGCGCTGTACTTGAGGCTGCGGGCTCCGTGTTTACGAACAAGTATGCCGAGGGCTATCCGGGGAAGCGGTACTACGGCGGGTGCGAGTTTGCGGATGTCGTCGAAAACCTGGCGCGGGATCGGGCGAAGGAGTTGTTTGGAGCCCAGCATGTGAACGTGCAGCCGCACTCCGGCTCGCAGGCGAACGCGGCCGCGTACATGACGCTGCTTACGCCGGGCGATGCGATTCTCGGACTCGACCTGGCGCATGGCGGACACCTGACGCATGGGCATAAGCTCAATTTTTCGGGCAAGTTGTACCGGGTTGTCGGCTACCAGGTTCGCAAGGATACGGAGACGATCGACTACGACGAACTCGAGTCGATTGCCGTGCGCGAGCAGCCAAAGATGATTATCGGCGGCGGCAGCGCGTACCCGCGAGTCTTCGACTTTGCGCGGATGCGCGCGATTGCGGACAAGGTGGGAGCGTACCTGCTGGTGGATATGGCGCACTTCGCGGGGCTGGTTGCAGGCGGTGTGCATCCTTCGCCGGTGCCGCATGCGCACGTGGTGACGACGACGACGCATAAGACGCTGCGCGGACCGCGTTCCGGCATGATTCTTTGCCAGCAGGAGTTCGCGGCGGGGATTGATCGGAGCGTGTTTCCGGGGCAGCAGGGTGGTCCGCTGGTGCATGTGATGGCGGCGAAGGCGACTGCGTTTCGCGAGGCGCTGCAGCCGGAGTTCGCGGCGTATGCGCAGCAGATTGTGACCAACGCGAAGGTGCTTGCGGAGGCGATGGCGGCTGAAGGCTACCGTGTGATCTCGGGCGGCACGGACACGCACCTGATGCTGATCGACGTCTTCCAGAAGGGCCTGCTGGGCAGCGAGGCGGAGCATGCGCTGGGCGAGGCTGGCATCACGGTGAACAAGAATGCGATTCCGTACGATACGAATCCTCCGATGAAGCCCAGTGGGATCAGGATTGGCACACCGGCGCTGACGACGCGCGGGATGAAGGAGCCGGAGATGCGGGTGATCGCTGGATGGATCGCACAGGCGCTCGAGCATCGCAGCGATGCAGGCAAGCTCGCGAGTATTCGCGGTGAGGTTCTGGAGCTTGCGGAGAAATTTCCGCTGTACGGCTGGCTGCGCGAGGGGACGAACTGA
- a CDS encoding LysE family translocator, whose product MSLHLWISFVAATTVLLLIPGPTVLQCIGDALANRDRQSWSTILGVGVGDAIAMSLSLLGAGALLRTSAAAFTIMKTIGGAYLIYLGLRAIWDARNTHEPEAPSAAAAPAASAFVRFGKASTITMLNPKSILFFVAFVPQFISPQGRFFSQCAILLLTFVSLAMLNAWLYMSLAGVLNKRLQTRTAQKKVGYATGGVLFTAGTLTLALKRT is encoded by the coding sequence ATGAGCCTTCATCTCTGGATCTCCTTCGTCGCCGCGACAACTGTGCTGCTCCTGATCCCCGGACCGACCGTGCTTCAGTGCATCGGCGACGCTCTCGCCAATCGCGACCGCCAGAGCTGGAGCACCATTCTCGGTGTGGGCGTGGGCGATGCCATCGCCATGTCCCTCTCGCTCCTCGGCGCCGGGGCCCTCCTCAGGACCTCCGCAGCCGCATTCACGATCATGAAAACCATCGGCGGTGCCTACCTGATCTATCTCGGCCTGAGAGCCATCTGGGATGCCCGCAACACTCATGAGCCGGAGGCACCTTCGGCCGCCGCCGCCCCAGCAGCATCCGCATTCGTCCGCTTCGGTAAGGCGAGCACGATCACCATGCTCAACCCCAAGAGCATTCTCTTCTTCGTTGCCTTCGTTCCGCAGTTCATCTCGCCGCAGGGTCGCTTCTTCTCCCAGTGCGCTATTCTGCTGCTGACGTTCGTCAGCCTCGCCATGCTCAACGCCTGGCTCTATATGTCACTCGCCGGAGTCCTGAACAAGCGGCTCCAGACCAGGACCGCCCAGAAAAAAGTCGGCTACGCGACAGGCGGCGTCCTGTTCACCGCCGGAACCCTGACGCTTGCCCTCAAGAGAACCTAG
- a CDS encoding alpha/beta hydrolase family protein, producing MFAWETALTTRDTNRIVRPLEWGFDWLEGFVPGGGEAVDGAHALETMIATSEAITARSDEFFGYVTPDDFRLEEHFPMLYPTNVRPETLAEDRELKRQAAVGDLERAPFLRFTSPVRTMYPENDVVNARWYPAPAHKEPGRPKQAIIVMPQWNADAFSHNALCTMFNRFGVSALRLSKPYHDVRRPLELERSDYAVSSNIGRTMAACQQAVVDIRSCIDWLETQGYEDFGVLGTSLGSCYAFIAAAHDPRLKVCAFNHASTSFGDVVWTGQSTRHVRAAFEQAGLTHDKLRSIFKACSPDVYMDKFAAHPKRTLVVHATYDLTFLREFSLEVLANFDRLGVDYVSKVLPCGHYTTGETPYKYMDGWYLGSFVYEAFKRLRENRNQLALGQVA from the coding sequence ATGTTTGCGTGGGAGACGGCTCTTACGACTCGGGATACGAATCGTATTGTGCGGCCGTTGGAGTGGGGTTTCGACTGGCTTGAGGGGTTTGTGCCTGGTGGTGGTGAGGCTGTGGATGGTGCCCATGCGCTTGAGACGATGATTGCTACGAGTGAGGCGATTACGGCTCGGTCGGACGAGTTCTTTGGATATGTGACGCCGGATGACTTTCGGCTGGAGGAGCATTTCCCCATGCTGTATCCGACGAACGTGCGGCCGGAGACGCTTGCGGAGGATCGCGAGTTGAAGCGGCAGGCGGCGGTGGGCGATCTGGAACGGGCGCCGTTTCTGCGGTTTACGTCGCCGGTGCGGACGATGTATCCCGAAAACGACGTGGTGAACGCGCGGTGGTATCCGGCTCCGGCGCACAAGGAGCCTGGACGCCCCAAGCAGGCGATTATTGTGATGCCGCAATGGAATGCGGATGCGTTCAGCCACAATGCGCTGTGTACGATGTTCAACCGGTTTGGGGTGTCGGCGCTGCGGCTCTCGAAGCCGTACCACGATGTGCGGCGGCCGCTGGAGCTGGAGCGGTCGGACTATGCGGTGAGCTCGAATATTGGACGGACGATGGCGGCGTGTCAGCAGGCGGTGGTCGATATCCGGAGCTGCATCGACTGGCTGGAGACGCAGGGGTATGAGGACTTTGGCGTGCTGGGGACGAGCCTGGGGTCGTGCTATGCGTTTATCGCGGCGGCGCACGATCCGCGGCTGAAGGTGTGTGCGTTCAACCATGCGTCCACCTCGTTTGGAGACGTGGTGTGGACGGGGCAGAGCACGCGGCATGTGCGGGCCGCCTTCGAGCAGGCGGGACTGACGCATGACAAGCTGCGCAGTATCTTCAAGGCCTGTAGCCCGGATGTGTACATGGATAAGTTCGCGGCGCATCCGAAACGCACACTGGTGGTGCATGCGACGTACGACCTGACGTTTCTGCGAGAGTTTTCGCTGGAGGTGCTGGCGAACTTCGACCGGCTGGGCGTGGATTACGTGTCGAAGGTGTTGCCGTGCGGGCACTATACGACCGGCGAGACTCCGTACAAGTACATGGACGGGTGGTATCTGGGCTCGTTTGTGTATGAGGCGTTCAAGCGGCTGCGGGAGAATCGCAACCAGCTGGCGCTGGGACAGGTCGCTTAG
- a CDS encoding type II toxin-antitoxin system HigB family toxin yields the protein MIARGTLNGFVRNRVDRKLQKAVKSHLDAWYAETAKAELKTSAELKSQYSSASIISAERVVFNIKGNDYRLVVAINYHFQVLLIKWLGTHKEYDSIKVEEVTYDEGRYADPSH from the coding sequence GTGATTGCACGTGGCACCCTGAACGGTTTCGTGCGGAACCGGGTGGACCGCAAGCTCCAAAAAGCCGTTAAGTCTCATCTGGATGCCTGGTACGCGGAAACCGCAAAAGCCGAATTGAAGACCTCTGCGGAACTGAAAAGCCAATACAGTTCCGCGAGCATCATCTCCGCTGAGCGAGTCGTATTCAACATTAAAGGGAATGACTACAGGCTTGTCGTCGCGATTAACTATCACTTCCAGGTACTTCTGATTAAGTGGCTCGGCACCCATAAGGAATACGACAGCATCAAGGTTGAAGAGGTGACGTATGACGAAGGTCGGTATGCAGATCCATCCCATTAG